The sequence AAGTACGGGGACGAAGTACGCGTCGTTAGTTTTGCAGGAGACTCTATAGAGTTATGCGGTGGTACACACGTAGGGAATGCGGCTCAGATAGGTCTTTTTATGATAACGAAAGAGAGCGGTGTCAGTGCCGGTGTAAGACGTATTGAGGCTGTGTGTGGAAATGCTGCAAGAGAAATGGTCAATGCATTAAGAGATGAACTGACCGAGATCAAAACAGAGCTCAAGAACCAAAACCCGATAGCAGGTATCGCTAAACTTAAAGAGCAGGTGAAAACACTCAAAGGTGAATTGGCTTCAGCCATGAGCAGCTCTCAAAAAGAGTTGAGTCCGGTTGAGGTCAACGGCGTGAATGTCATCGTAGAAGAGGTAGAAAACGGTGACATTAAAACGATGATCGATGAGATCAAAAACAAATATGAGAACATTGCTGTGATGCTCTTTATGAAAAAAGGTGACAAAGTGATGCTTGCGGCAGGTTCTAAAAACACACCGATCAAAGCAGGTGACTGGATCAAGTCGATCGCACCAATCGTTGGCGGCGGTGGTGGCGGACGTCCTGACTTTGCACAGGCAGGCGGGAAAGATCCGAGTAAGGTCACTACGGCACTGGAAGAGGCAAAAGTCTATTTGAGTGAAGTATTGGAAGGCGGAAACTAAGATGACAGAACTATTTGGCAACTATGGGCAATTGATCGTTTTTTTACATGTACTTTCTGCTTTTATCTGGGTAGGCGGTATGATCGCGATCCGTGTGGCAGTTCATCCCGTCATTCAGCGAGGCGGTGTGACTGCAGCAGAAATGCTGGAAAACGATGTCAAGTCTTCCATGCTGGTGCCTAAACAGAGATTGGGTATCACCCTGCAGATCACGGGCAGACTCTTTAATCTTGTGATGCTTTTTATTGCGATCCTGTTTATCACAGGTTTGATCATGGCGATAGCAACAGGCGGACACCACGGTGATCTCAAGTCGCTTTTTCTCTCTAAAGAGATCATTTGGACGGTGATGGCAGTCAACTACACCTATATGTATATCAAACGTGCAAAGGCTTGGAAACTCTTCTCTCAAGGTGAGGTTGCACTGGCAAAAGCACAGATGAGTTTCATTCCCAATTTACTTTTACCGATCAATATTGTGTTAGGGATCGCAGCATTATGGTTAGGTGTATCTCTTAGAGGACTGTAATGATCTATTTGTGTTCATCTTCTGAAAGCAGGGCGTTGCTTCTTACTAACTTTGGCATCGATTTTATGCAAAAGTCAGTAGCGTATGATGAAGAACAGATCACCACACCCATAGCAAAAGATTTTGTCTATACCGCAAGCAAAGGGAAACTCGATGCAGCCATTCGTCAGTTTGGGATTGAGACACCTCTGCTCTGTGCAGATACGGTCATCGCTGCTGCGGATGGAACGATCTTGAGAAAACCCAAAAATAGAGAAGATGCAAGACGTATTTTGAGGATACAAAGTGGTTCGACCATCTCTATCATCTCTTCTGCCCACTACAGGTCAAAACATCTGGCTTTTTCAGATATCTCTGCAACGCATTACCATTTTTCAAAGTTTGAGGAAGAGGATCTGGAGAAGTATCTTGAGAGCGGACTGTGGCAGGGCAAAGCAGGTGGATGCATGGTCGAAGGTTTTTGTAAAAAATACATCAAATCCGTAGACGGCCATGAAAGCACGGCGATGGGTCTACAGGTGGAAACACTCTTGCCATGGATAAAGGTAAAAAATCAATATGTATGAAAATGAATTAAAAGCCCTCAAAAAAGCTGGACGGTTGAGAGATCGTAAACTCTATGATGACAGGTTGGATGATCTGGCTTCCAATGATTACTTGGGGTTGTCACTTAATAAAAAACAGTTTAAAAAAGCGGTCAAACTGGTCAATGAATATGAAACGATCAGCTCCAAAGCGAGTATGCTGGTGAACGGCTACCATCCTATACACAGGATCTTTGAGATGACCATGGCTGAGTATAACGGTTTTGAAGAGGGACTTGTGGTAGGTTCCGGTTTTCTGGCGAACATGGCACTCATAGAGGCATTGGTACGTAAAGGAGATATGCTTTTCATGGATGAAGAGTACCACGCTTCAGGCGTGATGGCTTCTCAGCTTTTGGGAGACAGGGTGGTCACATTTGCGCATAATGATGCGGAGGACCTGAGAGAAAAGTTAGCCGCATACCCGGCCAAAAGACAGATCATCGCAGTGGAGGGTGTCTACTCGATGGGCGGTGATCTTTGCAAAAAAGAGATCTTTGACATTGCCGATGAAGTCAAGGCACTGCTTATCGTCGATGAAGCACACAGTGCAGGAGTACTTGGCACCAAACTCCTGGGTATCTTTGAGTATTACGGTATCAGTATCAATGAGAGACATATCAAGATGGGGACACTGGGGAAAGCTTATGGTTCTTACGGTGCCTATATCCTGGCTTCGAAAAACGTGATCAGTTTCCTGGAGAACAGAGCAAAACCCATCATCTATTCCACCGCACCCTCTGTGTTTGATACCGCATTGGCACTGGTCAATGTCGAACATATACGTAAAAAAGCAGAAAAATATAGAAAGAAGATCCTCGAGCGACAGGTAGCGGTAAGAAAACAGTTGGGGATCGAGTGTCAGAGTCTCATCGTACCTATAGAAATGCCAAGCAATGAACATACACTCTTTGTACAGAAAGGCTTGATGGCACAAGGGTACCTGGTAGGTGCAATACGTCAGCCTACAGTGAAAAAACCTATCATCAGGGTGATATTGAACCTGGGTATCTCTGTACAGAAGATCAGACATGCGTTAGCACTCATTAGTCATAACACGGTACAATAACCATTCAAAATAAAAAAATGTATATATTATAAAGGGTCTGTGTGTTCAACAGTTTAGTAAAAGGTTCAATTATCTTAGCCATGCTATTTGGCGTGGCATTGACTGCAGCGTTTATCTATGCTTATGAAGAGATATCTTTGGATGCAGATAAGCTCATCAATTATAAACCGGAAACCTCTTCCATCATCTATGACAGAAACGGTGAAAAACTTGCCTATGTCTTTAAAGATCAACACCGTCTTTATGCGACCTATGATGAAATTCCAGGGATTCTTGTCGAAGGGCTTGTTGCGATGGAAGATACGCAGTTCTTTGAACACAACGGGGTGAACCCTGATGCGATCCTCAGGGCAGTAGTGAAAGATATACAGGCAGGTGCGTTTGTTGAGGGTGGAAGTACACTGACCCAACAGCTCATCAAAAATAAAATACTCTCTAACGAAAAGAAACTTGCACGTAAGATCAAAGAGGCTATCTTGGCACTGAAGATCGAGCACGAGTTAAGTAAAGAAGATATCATTGAGCGATACCTTAATGAGATATCTTACGGAAATAACTACTTTGGTGTCAAAACCGCTGCAAACGGGTACTTTCATAAAGAGCTTCATGAGTTGACGCTCAAAGAAGCGGCCATTTTGGTAGGTTTGCCCAATGCACCGAGTTATTATAACCCCCTGAAGCATTATAAACGTGCGTTGGATCGTGCCAATAATGTACTCTACCGTATGAAAAGCATAGGGTGGATCACGAAAAGTGATTACCTTAAAGCGGTGAAAGAATCCCCTGTAGTACATAAAACCTCTTTAACCCAGAATATCGCACCCGGTATCGTAGATGAAGTACTGAGACGGTTTAAAGGGAAATTGGGTGACATACGTACAGGCGGGTATGAGATCTATACGACGGTCGATATGAAACAGCAGGCCATTGCAAAAGAGGCGGTTGATTTTGCCTACAAAAAAGCACTCAAAAAATATAAGGAGAAAGCAGAAACCTCTACACTGAATACGGCATTTGTAGCGGTAGAGAGTAAAACAGGTGATATCTTGGCAATGGTAGGCGGGGCAGATTATGAAAGGTCTGCGTATAACCGTGTGACACAGTCAAAGCGTCAGCCTGGATCTGCCTTCAAACCGTTTATCTACCAAACAGCCTTGGATATGGGGTACAATCCCGCAAGTCCCTTGACAGACCTGGCAAGAACTTTCCAGTATTACTATCAGGGAAAACCTAAGATCTGGGCACCTAAAAATTATGAACATGACTTTAAAGGATTTATCCCTTTCAGAGAAGCTCTGGTACATTCACGTAACCTTGCGACCATTAACCTGGTAGCGGATCTGGGAGTGAGTACGATCCGTAAAAGGTTGGCATTTTTGGATGTACCGCATATCCCTAGAGATATGTCCATAGCCTTGGGTAACCTTGGGTTAAGTCCATTGAAAATGGCGCAGATATTTTCCGTATTTGCGAATGAAGGCCATATGATAGAGCCAAGACTTGTAAGCAAGATCATCTCCAAAGAGGGAGCTGTGATCTATGAAACACGTCCTAAAGAGATAGAAGATTTTACTACACCAGAACAGGCATACTTGATGACCGATGTCCTGATGGATGTGGTAAAGAGAGGTACGGGTAGAAATGCAAGAGTAGACGGTATCGAACTTGCAGGGAAAACGGGTACGACCAATGACAATATCGATGCATGGTTCTGCGGATACTCTCCAACCATTGAAACCATTGTCTGGTTCGGTAGAGATGACAATAGTCGCATAGGACGCGGAGCGACAGGAGGAGCACTGGCTGCACCTGCATTTTCTTTTTACTATAAGAAACTGTTAGAGTTGTATCCGGAGACGAAACGGACCTTTGATATCCCGGAGGGTGTATTTAGAGGTGAGTATCAGGGCAAGGCAGAACTTTACACACAAAATTCTCCGCTGCCTGACAGCCATAAAAGAAGGGTACAAAACTATGATGGATATGATCAACTTTTAGCAGAAGAGATAGAGATCACAGAAGATAACAATCCTGATGAGGGAGAGATAGGCATGGCCCCTATGATCAATATCGATGAAGACCCGGTTTCTCAAGAAGAAATCGTTGAAGAAGAGGATGATCCTTTGCATCCTAAACGAAAAGTGCCTTTAACGCCTGTTTCCAACGACAGC is a genomic window of Sulfurovum sp. XGS-02 containing:
- the maf gene encoding septum formation inhibitor Maf → MIYLCSSSESRALLLTNFGIDFMQKSVAYDEEQITTPIAKDFVYTASKGKLDAAIRQFGIETPLLCADTVIAAADGTILRKPKNREDARRILRIQSGSTISIISSAHYRSKHLAFSDISATHYHFSKFEEEDLEKYLESGLWQGKAGGCMVEGFCKKYIKSVDGHESTAMGLQVETLLPWIKVKNQYV
- a CDS encoding pyridoxal phosphate-dependent aminotransferase family protein is translated as MYENELKALKKAGRLRDRKLYDDRLDDLASNDYLGLSLNKKQFKKAVKLVNEYETISSKASMLVNGYHPIHRIFEMTMAEYNGFEEGLVVGSGFLANMALIEALVRKGDMLFMDEEYHASGVMASQLLGDRVVTFAHNDAEDLREKLAAYPAKRQIIAVEGVYSMGGDLCKKEIFDIADEVKALLIVDEAHSAGVLGTKLLGIFEYYGISINERHIKMGTLGKAYGSYGAYILASKNVISFLENRAKPIIYSTAPSVFDTALALVNVEHIRKKAEKYRKKILERQVAVRKQLGIECQSLIVPIEMPSNEHTLFVQKGLMAQGYLVGAIRQPTVKKPIIRVILNLGISVQKIRHALALISHNTVQ
- a CDS encoding transglycosylase domain-containing protein, producing MFNSLVKGSIILAMLFGVALTAAFIYAYEEISLDADKLINYKPETSSIIYDRNGEKLAYVFKDQHRLYATYDEIPGILVEGLVAMEDTQFFEHNGVNPDAILRAVVKDIQAGAFVEGGSTLTQQLIKNKILSNEKKLARKIKEAILALKIEHELSKEDIIERYLNEISYGNNYFGVKTAANGYFHKELHELTLKEAAILVGLPNAPSYYNPLKHYKRALDRANNVLYRMKSIGWITKSDYLKAVKESPVVHKTSLTQNIAPGIVDEVLRRFKGKLGDIRTGGYEIYTTVDMKQQAIAKEAVDFAYKKALKKYKEKAETSTLNTAFVAVESKTGDILAMVGGADYERSAYNRVTQSKRQPGSAFKPFIYQTALDMGYNPASPLTDLARTFQYYYQGKPKIWAPKNYEHDFKGFIPFREALVHSRNLATINLVADLGVSTIRKRLAFLDVPHIPRDMSIALGNLGLSPLKMAQIFSVFANEGHMIEPRLVSKIISKEGAVIYETRPKEIEDFTTPEQAYLMTDVLMDVVKRGTGRNARVDGIELAGKTGTTNDNIDAWFCGYSPTIETIVWFGRDDNSRIGRGATGGALAAPAFSFYYKKLLELYPETKRTFDIPEGVFRGEYQGKAELYTQNSPLPDSHKRRVQNYDGYDQLLAEEIEITEDNNPDEGEIGMAPMINIDEDPVSQEEIVEEEDDPLHPKRKVPLTPVSNDSGTLF